The Cellvibrionales bacterium region TCTCCAGCAGCACGGGTAGCGGCAGCGCGCACAAATGCCGTTTTACGCCTGCGGCTGACAGTAATTCGGCAATCGACGTTGCCACCGCCTCCTGAGCAGCCTGCGACAGACACACACCTTTGGGATGGCCTGTTGATCCAGAAGTAAAAGTAATTTTTGCCGTGGTCGGCGGCAGACGCACAGCAGGCGCGCGGCGCTCAAGTCGACACAAACCCTCTGCCGACTCGGTGGCACGAACGGTAAACCCACATTGCTGCCACAGCGGTGCATTGGGCTGATCTGTCAGCAGTGTGCCAACCCCCGCACTCTCAAGCGCCCACTGCATTTGTGACGCAGTAAAAAAATGTGGCAGCGGCACACAAACGCGCCCACTTTCTTGACAGGAAAAATCCGCGCTCAACCACGCCGCGCTATTTTCAGCGCACAAAGCCACAGCGCCGCTGCCTTCCTGCAAGGCATTTACCAGTGAAGCCTGCGCGCCTCGCTGCTCAAGCCACTGCCGGTAAATTGTCATACACACCCGCCAATGCCTGTACGCAAGCAGCAGCCAATGTTGGTCGGCACAACAGTGCCGCGTGCGCGGCAGGCAGAGAAATAGCAATCACAACCGTCTCTTGCGTGTAATAGCTGCCCCACGCAAAACGCGCCGCACCCAAACGCTCTGGTGTTGCGCGCGCAATAACCTGAAAAGGAATTCCCACCCGCCGCAAAGCGTTGCGCACGGCCGGCGTGGTGTTGCACACACTCCACGCATAACCGTGTCGATAAATCAGCTCCGTCAGCAGCGGAAACAGTGTTCGCGTTACGCCAGGGATCTGTCCGGCAAGATTGCCGATTTCCAACACCGTTGCGCGCGCCACCGGCACGCCGACATGCTGCGCAATTTCTGTTTCAATCGCGCGATCCAAATATTGTTCGATAAACAATTTCTCATCGCCTGCTGGGCGCAACCCCGCCACACCGACAAGCTCAGTGTGATGATACAAACCTAATAGCCACGGCATAAATGTTTTCACACACGCACCGTAACGTTGCAAAAACTCGCTGGCGACAAAACGCTCCATCGCCAGCCGTTCAGCGCCATCCTCACCAGCCATCACCACCGAGGGGATGTCGCCAGCGGCCAATACATCACTTCCCAAACGCAGCGCACTTTCCACAGGATCACCTGCAACATCAACCACCACAACAGATTCAGTATCTGCTTTGCAGCGTGAAGAAAATGTGAACTTTGCGTCTAAGTACAAGCTTGATGCTTTTCACAGTTTTCGGCTCAGACCGCTGCTATGCTGACCTTGAGCCAATAGCGAGGGCTACCACCATGAAACACAAAAATCTCTTGTCGATCTTGGCACTGTTCCTTGCGTTTGGCGCCACCAATATTGCCAAGGCACAAACCATCAACTACCGCGAAGAAATGCGCCAATTTGTGATTGGCATTTCTGATTACGCGCGCGCTGCGCATCCCAACTTCATTGTGATTCCACAAAATGGCATGCCACTCATTACTAGCGACGGCGAACCCAGCAGCCCAGTCGCCACCAACTACGCCAACGCGATTGACGGCACGGGCATTGAATCGCTGTTTTACGGCTACCCCAAAGGCACGCGCAAAACACCAATCGCCGTGCAACAACCCATGCTGGCATTGGCTGATGTGTTCAAAGCCAACGGCAAAACTGTGATGGTGACAGATTATTGCAACGGCAAGAAAGCACTGGACGCCTCTTACACAAACAACAATGCGCACGGCTATATTTCTATCGCCACCAAAGTCAGCTTGACACGCATTCCGAAATACCCAGCGCAGCCTTACAACGTCAATAACAATGACATCACAGCCATGAGCGATGCGAAAAACTTTCTCTATCTCATCGATCCAGCCAAATTCAAAACCAAAACAGATTTTTTAGCCGCCATCAACGCAACTGACTACGATATGCTGGTAATCGATTTGTTTTTTATTAATGACGGCACCGCGCTCACTGCAGACGATTTGGCGCAATTAAAAATCAAACATAATGGTGGACGGCGTTTGGTGATTAGCTACATGAGTATTGGCGAAGCAGAGTCTTATCGCTATTACTGGAACAAAGATTGGCTTAAAAAGGACACTCGCCCTGTATGGTTAAAAACGCTCAATAAACGCTGGGCAGGAAACTATGCAGTGGAATACTGGAACCCAGAATGGCAGGCCATTATCTACGGCAGCGAAAACGCCTATCTCGACAAAGTATTGCAAGCCGGTTTTGACGGCGTGTATTTAGATATCATTGATGGATACGAGTATTTTGAAGCGCAGCAGACTCCGTAACCTCCTCAATGTGATCTGCTAATAGTGCTTGTCCATACGGATTGAGGTGCGCATCCAACCACAAATCTGTGCTGGGAAGATAGCGGCTTTTAAACAGAGAATGCGCCACCCCTCGTTCGTCCAATTCTTCTGCCAGCGCGCGTATAGCAACAAGATTTTCTCCTTGCGTGTCTTGCGTTTGCAAAATCACCGCATGAAAAAACATGCCGCGTTTTTCACAATACTGGCGAATTTCAGACAACAGTTGTGCTGCCAACAATACCTTGTCATGCATTACCGGCGTCAATGCCGGCAGCACTTCCGGCTTACCGCGCCTCTGAATAAAAGCGATCACCCCTGGCATGTGGTGCGCAATAAAACTCAACACCTGTACGCGACTGGACCAATCATTGGGCTCTGGGATTTCTGTGACAGGAATGCTCTGCTCCACCTCCCTGTAAGGAACGGGAACATTGGTTAAACGCAATTCATCGCCTGAGGCCACAAAGGCCGGTTTGGGATAGGCATATCTTTCGGTTGCTGCGTTGTCATCAAAATCGTTGAAATAAAATTCAAGAATGACGCCTTGATACTGATATGTTGGATGCTGCTCCAAAAACTGCTGCAAACTGAGCCATTCTTGGTCGGTACCGTAACCCGCTATACCCAAACTGTAGAGATTTTTATCCGTGTTTTTTCGTGAAAATACTGCGGCTGCCGTTTCATTGTCTTCCACACCCCAGCCCCAAGCGTAGGAATCACCGAGCAGCAGGTAATTTTTCTTGCCCTCCACATACGCTGGATACATATCGCGATAACCCGCTGCGTCGTGGCTAACCGTAACGTGAAAATCTTTACTGTAATACGGCGTGGACAAATTTTTCACTCCACGCCAGCCCAGCAACTTATCGTACTCAAACAAATGGCTGTAAAAAGCTGGGCGAATGCCACCGCCGTAATCAGGGTGTGGAGAAAAAATTCTCACCAACACCTCCGCAAGCAACAATGCCATAACCAAACCAATGATGACAGCAGCAATATTGCTAAGAACTTTCAGAATCCAAGAAAAAAATACGCGCATTTAGCAGCAGCCATAAGTAAAAACATTAGTTACCAGAAAACATACTCTCAATTCTTTTATCTGGTACTAGCCACAGCAATGCCACAGCCACATAAAAACCAATTGAAATCCACGGATTGATAAACGCCGTAGGAATAGCAGACATATATAACACCACCGACAATTTACCTTTGCCATCGCGACCAATGGCTTCTGCCAACGGAGAATGTTCCCCTTCATGTTTGATAATGGTGTATTGCAATATGAAGTACGCCAGCGCAGCCATCAGCAAAATAAAGCCGTACATCACCACCGGCAATGTGGCAATCATATTTTCACCGATCCATGCCGTTGAAAACGGGAACAGCGACAACCAAAACAGCAAATGCAAATTTGCCCACAGGATGCTGCCGCTCACGCGCTGTACAGAATGCAACAAGTGGTGATGGTTATTCCAATAAATACCAACGTATACAAAACTCAACACATAGCTGGCAAAGACCGGTATCACCGACTGCAACACACTCCAATCAACACCGTGCGGGACTTTTAATTCCAACACCATAATAGTAATGATGATGGCCAACACGCCGTCGCTGAATGCCTCTAAGCGATTCTTTCCCATAAATTATTCCAATATTCAGCGATGGATTTGGCCAAAATGACCGCTGTTAAAATCATCTATCGCCTGCGCAATTTCTTCGCGTGTGTTCATCACAAAGGGCCCATAGCCCACCACGGGCTCTTGAATCGGCGCGCCGCTCAACCACAACAACTGAGCGTCAGTTTCTGCGGTGATTTTCACACCATTGCCAACCGTATCCAACACCGCCAACTGTGCATCACCGCGCAGGGTTTTGCCATCAACATTCACCTCGCCTTGCAAAATCACTAATAGCGTATGCCAACCCTGTTGCGCAGGCAGCGTCACCACGGCGCCTGCCTGTACATTCACATCCCACACTTGCATAGGCGAAAACGTGTGTGCCGGTCCTTGCAAACTTTCATACGCGCCGGCAATTACACGCACTGTTCCCGCACTATTTGACAAGTTGGCAACAGGAATATTTTCTTTGGTGATGGCTTGATAACACGGCGGCTTCATTTTGTCTGCCGCCGGCAAGTTCACCCACAACTGCACCATATTGAACATACCACCGCTGCGCGCAAATGCTTCGCTGTGATACTCCTCGTGCAAAATACCGCCCGCCGCTGTCATCCACTGCACGTCACCCGCACCAATTACGCCGCCCTCGCCCGTGGAGTCGCGGTGCGCCACTTCACCCTGATAAACAATCGTTACCGTTTCAAAACCGCGATGCGGATGCTGCCCTACGCCACGTCGCGCCGTGGTGGGTGAAAACTCCATAGGTCCCGCGCGATCCAACAACAAAAACGGACTAATTTCCGCGCCAAATGTGTTGTAAGAAAATAAGGAGCGCACAGGAAAGCCATCACCCACCCAGTGTTGCGCGGGTGCATCGTGAACAGCTAACACTCGTTTTAGTGCAGACACCGCAGCTTCTGTTGATTGCATACACACCTCCTGATTTCTTAGGGCGCGCCTGCTTGAAACACGCACAGCCATCACGCGATACTCTAGCGCGTTACCTCACCCGATGCACAACCATGCTCAATACCCTGCAATCCTATTTTTTCCACACCCGCCGCCTGTTGCTTTCACACCTATTTGAAATGGTGTTGTCGCTGGCTGCGTATTGGTTGAATCGCCAATCTCCACAAAAAAAATCACGCACAACAACACCTTTGGAGCATCCGCAACGCCCAGAAGATTTTGCGCCCTTGGCACAAAGCAACTTCACCAATCCCTTTCCCTACTACCAGATGTTGCGCGATCAGTTTCCTGTGTATCGCTTACCGAATACGCGTTTTTGGTTGGTGTCGCGCTACGAAGATATTATGAATTTGGCGCGCGACACCGAAGCCTGTTCCTCACGCATCACGGAAATTTTGGTCAGCGGCAAACCCAAATCTATCGACAAAAACACACCTTCGCTCGCCGAGTGTTTAGGCGCGTGGGGCGTGGTGCCGGTGGATGTGCTCGCCGTGCAAGACCCACCGACACACAGCGCCGAGCGCAAAATTGCGCACAGCGGTTTCAACGCGCATTTTGTCAAAGCACTGGAACCGGAAGTGCAAAAATTATGTGATGAAATGTTGGATGAACTGCTGCCGCAAGGCGAATGTGAATTTGTGCAGCAATTTGCGTGGCGCTTGCCGATGCGCCTCATCATCCGCTTACTCGGTTTACCAGAAAGCGATTACGAACAAATCAAAGCTTGGTGTTGCGACAATATCCGCCAACTCAGCGGCGTAATTACGCGCACAGAATCGCTGAAAACCGGCTGCTCCAGCGCGCAGTTTGTGCGCTATTTGTGGCACCACTATCTGCGCATGAAAAAAAATCCGCCCGACAACTTCACTGGTATTTTGATACGCGAAGCCAATGACCCCAACAGCGTAATGACCGATCAGCGCGCCATTTCCACGCTGTTTCAACTGCTGATTGCAGGTTCTGATTCCTCTGCCAGCTCCATGGGCAATGCGCTGCGCATGTTGGCACTGCGTCCAGACATCGAACAACAACTGCGGCAGCAGCCTGAAAAAATCAACGATTTCATCGAAGAAGTATTTCGTTTGGAATCAGCTTTTCAAGGGCATTTTCGCCTCACCAAAAAATCCGTCACGCTGCACGGCGTCACCATTCCTGAAAACCAGCGCGTGTTTTTAATGTGGGCATCCGGCAATCGCGACGAACGCTTTTGGGAGCGGCCAGACGAATTAGACCTCAACCGCACCAACGGAAAAAAACACCTCACTTTTGGTCACGGCGTGCATGCCTGCATCGGGCGCGAATTGGCGCGCATGGAAATTCGTATTGTGATCAGCACACTGTTGTCGCGCACAAAATTCTTTACTATTTGTGGCGATACCCCGTTTGAAGCCAGCATGTTTGCGCGCACTCTGCTCGCACTGCCCTTGCGTTTTGAACTCTCTCACTAAAGAAATACAGCCATGAATTTTGATAACGATTCCAACACAGCCACGCAACACGATCAGCACGGGCTGTGGCCGCAAGCCAGCTCGGTGGACGACTTTCGCCACAACATCGCAGCGGTACAGGCGCGCATTACTGCCGCCTGCCAGCGCGCAGGGCGCGACCCCTCCAGCGTGCGCCTGCTGCCGGTGAGCAAGACCAAACCCGAAGCGTGTTTGCGTGCCGCCTACGCCGCCGGTTGTCGCATGTTCGGTGAAAACAAACCGCAGGAGGCGCACCACAAATGGGAAGCTATGGCAGATCTCAGCGATCTGCGCTGGTCTGTGATCGGTCATCTGCAAACCAACAAAGCCAAACTGGTGGCGCGCTGTGCCAGCGAATTTCAGGCGCTAGACAGCCTGCGCGTGGCGGCGGCCTTGGACAAACGCTTGCAAATTGAAGGGCGCAGCTTGGACGTATTCGTGCAGATCAACACCTCCGGCGAAGCCAGCAAGTACGGCCTACACCCCGATGCCGCTGCCGCTTTTCTGCGCGAATTGTCGGCCTTCTCAGCGCTGCGTGTGCGAGGCTTGATGACGCTAGCGCTGTTCTCTGCTGAAGCGGAACGGGTGCGCGCGTGTTTTGTACGGCTGCGCGAATTGCGTGACCGATTGCGACAAGACGCGCCAGATGGCGTTGATTTAAGTGAACTGTCGATGGGCATGTCAGGCGATTACGAAATCGCTATCGAGGAGGGCGCGACCGTGGTGCGTGTGGGGCAGGCTATTTTTGGCGCGCGTCAAACAACTGATGCCGACTACTGGCCGCCGGCAACATAAAGGTATTTTTGAAAGCCGACAAACACATCGCGTATGTGCTTGTTATGTGCTTTTTACCTTCGTATAAAATTTGACACGAGGCAGCCCTTTGAAATCACTATCTTGTGTCCAGATGGTTGCGTTAAATTTTTGCGCAGTTGCAAAAATAATGCTGTCGGCGAGAGGGAGTTTATGAACGACACCAAAATGTCCAGCGTCAACGGCTAGCTCGCTATCCAGCTCCACCACTCTCCCCTGTTTCATATGCGCAATGGCTGATAAAGCGTGCTCTTCGCCCGTTTGACGCATAATATTTTTGAACACTTCCGTGATGGTTATGCTGGGAACGAGCAATTTCTCTAGATTCTCAATCGCCTTGCCGAAGACCGCCGCATTTTGGTCGCCAGCAAAATAGGAAAGCCACGCTGAAGAATCAACAACATTCATACGCGGTCATTTTCTCTTTGCACGTCAGTATTTATTCCTTTTAAAAACCCTTTCATGTCTTTCATGGGCTTAAGAGGGATAAGTTCAATCCGATTTTGGTAAAGCAAAACCTGAACTTTTTGCCCTGAAAAAATCCCCATGGATTCCCGAATATCCTTGGGAATAACAACTTGAAACTTGGGAGAAACCGTAACCGCAGTCATGGCAAGCACCAGTATCGATAGAATACATGTAAAACAGTACCAATATCGATATACCTTGTCAAATCAGATCAAAACTCCGACAAAACAAAAGGAGTGTAGGGTCAAAGGGGCGACCATATCTTTGCCAGTTTTCATGCACTGGCACGCCACTGCCAAATCCAACCCTGCTGAATGTTATAGCCCTGTGACATACTCACCGAGCACCTTCAACTCGTTTGTCTGATCAGATTGCAGCACTATGTCCTTATATCCGAGCGCATTCGTTTTCGGTTTTAGAACTATTCGAGAGTGCTCCCAGCAACCAGCACTATCAATTATTTTTTCGCTATGGGACTCCTTCACCGTGTAGTGCCCGCCCATCTCCACATCCTGAATCTCACGGTGTTGAACAAGCACAACTTTACCTTCGCGAGATCCACCGAGATCAGTCTTGAACAAACACCATGATCTGTTTTATCGCGCCTATTACAGCAGAATTACCACGAAGCCCCTAGACCACTCAGGCACAAAAAAACCGCCGCAGCGGTTTTTTATTTGCCGATTACATCGGACTATTTAAATGGTACCCGAGGCCGGACTCGAACCCCCACAGCTTTCGCCACTACCACCTCAAGGTAGCGTGTCTACCAATTCCACCACCCGGGCTAAAAATTATTTTCCTTTCGATGTTTCAGGCGCAGCAGGCACATCTGCTGCCGGTGTTGTCGCTTCCGGTGCGGTCGGCGCATCGCCAGCTGGCGCTGTTTTTTCTACAGCAGGTGCCGCATCACTAGCAGGCTGTTTTGCATCTTTGTTGTGTTGCTCAATGACGGCGGCGGAAGGAATGCCTTCATCGCTCAGACCGGTGCCCGCTTTGTTTTTAGCCAACATCGCTAAACCAAAACTGGTGACGAAAAAAACTGCCACCAAAATCGCTGTGGTGTGGCTGAGGAAGTTGCCGCTGCCGGTGCTGCCAAACAGCGTTTGCGAGCCACCGCTGCCGAAAGAAGCACCGACTTCTGCGCCTTTACCCTGCTGCAGCAGGATGAGGGCGACGATGGCGATGCTCACCAAAATGTGTAGTGCAATGATCAGTGGTTCCATGCTTGTTCCGCTGCGTTAATGATGGCGCAAAACTGTTCGGGGTCTAGCGCTGCGCCGCCCACCAAACCGCCATCGACATCTGGTTGGGCAAAAAGAAGGGCGGCATTATCCGCTTTCACACTGCCCCCGTAAAGCACGCGCAACTCGCCAGCATGAGTCGGTAGCCGCTCTGCCCATTGCTGTCGAATAAAGGCATGCACAGCCTGCGCCTGCTCGGGCGTGGCGGTTTTGCCAGTGCCTATTGCCCACACCGGTTCATACGCCACCACCAATTGCTGCAGTTGCACTGGCTCCAAATGATCCAAGGTCGTGTAATTGTCGAGCCACCACCAACTTCGTTGCATCTCGCTCACGCTCGGCCAGCGTCTCTCCCACGCACAGCACCGGTGTAATGCCACAGGCTAATGCCTGACGAATTTTAGCAACCACCTGATCGTCCATTTCACCTAGCAAAGTGCGGCGCTCTGAATGCCCCACCAGCACATAATGGCAGCCGAAATCCGCCAACATGGCCGCTGCTACTTCACCGGTATACGCACCCTGCGCATGATCGCTCACATTTTGTGCGCCCCACTGAATTGCCGTGCCCTGCAATTGTTCGCGACACGCTGCCAAGTATGGAAACGGCGCGCACACTGCCATTTGCGTGTGCACAATGTTTCTTGTGCCTTGCAACAAAGCTTGCATCAACGCGCTGTTACTGGCCTGCGTGCCGTGCATTTTCCAGTTGCCGATGACCAAGGGTTTGCGTGATGAATGCGTCATAAAAACCTCAAGCCAATGCTGTTTCAACCACAACTGCCAATTCAGCAGCCAACGGTTTTACTAAGCCCATGTCTGCGCCTTCCACCATTACGCGCACTACCGGCTCCGTGCCAGACGGACGCAACAAGACACGCCCTTGTCCACCCAAGTTTTCTTCGGCTTGTTGCACCGCTTGGTGAATGACTGGATGCTCACTGAGATCAAATTTTCTGCACGCACGCACATTAATCATCACCTGCGGAAACTTGTGCATACCGCGTCGCGCTTCTGCCAGTTTTTTGCCGCTGTTACGCAGCGCCAACAACACTTGCAGAGCAGAAACCACACCATCACCGGTGGTGGTGAAATGATTACAAATAATATGACCGGAAGATTCGCCGCCGAGGTTCCAACTGTTTTCTTGCATGCCTTCAATCACATAGCGATCGCCCACTTTGGTGCGCACAAAAGGAATGTCACGCTGCTGCAAGGCCAATTCAAAACCCAAGTTACTCATTTGTGTGCCGACCACACCTTTGCACATGCCGCGCTGCTGTTGATCGCAGGCGATGATAAAGAGCAATTCGTCGCCATCCACCAATTCACCCGTGTGATCAACAAACAGCACACGATCGCCGTCACCGTCAAACGCAATACCGAGATCGGCTTTGTGCTCCAACACCGCGCGCTGCAATTCACTCGGATGGGTAGAACCGCAGTTCTGATTGATATTCAAACCATCCGGCTTGCTCGCCAATTCAATCACCTCTGCGCCCTGCTCGCGCAATACATTCGGCGCGATGTGATAAGTAGCGCCATTAGCACAATCCACCACAATACGCATGCCGCGCAAATGAAAATTAAATGGCGTGGTGCTTTTGCAAAATTCAATGTAACGCCCCGCCGCATCAACAATGCGTTTGGCCTTACCCAGTAATGTAGGATCTTCTATCTGCATCGGCTCTTTTAACTGCGCTTCAATTTCCAACTCCACTTCATCGGGCAATTTTCTGCCGTCCGCACAAAAAAACTTGATGCCATTGTCTTCATGCGGATTGTGCGAGGCGCTGATCACAATGCCTGCTTGTGCGTTAAAGGTGCGCGTGAGATAGGCAATCGCCGGTGTAGGCATAGGCCCCAACAAACCCACATTCACACCGGCACTGATTAAACCCGCCTCTAAAGCCGATTCAAACATGTAGCCAGAAATGCGCGTGTCTTTGCCTATCAAAATCAATTTATTTTCATCGCTGGCGTGACGCGCAAAAACTTTCCCTGCCGCCCAACCCAAACGCAAAATAAAATCCGGCGTGATGGGATATTCTCCTACACGACCACGAATGCCATCGGTGCCAAAAAATTCTCTACTCACACGATTAATCCTTTTTAATTTTTTTCATTGATGGCGCACCATACGCGCACCATATCGACAGTTTCTGCCACATCGTGCACACGAAGAATAGCGCGCCGCGATCTAAAGCCATTTGTGCCAAGGCCAGAGAAGCAGGTAAGCGTTCCTCGACAGGTTTACCCGTCAGTTTACCGGCTATGGATTTGCGCGACAGCCCCACCAAGAGCGGATACGGCAACTGCGCCAATACATCTAAACGGCGCAGCAAATCTACATTGTGTTCTAGCGTTTTACCAAAGCCGAAGCCGGGGTCGAGCAAGATATTTTGCGGCGCAATACCAGCCTGTACACAAGTGGCTGCGCGCTGTTGCAGCCACGCAGCCACCTCCGTTACCACATCGTCATAGTGCGGATTGTCTTGCATATTTCCCGGCTCACCCTGCATGTGCATCAAACACACAGGTAAACCCGTTTGAGCGGCAGTTTGCAGCGCGCCTTCGCGTTGCAGCGCACGCACATCATTGATCATGCCTGCGCCGAGTGCAGCCGCCTCGCGCATCACTTGCGGGTTGCTGGTATCAACAGAAATAACCACATCCAAGCGCGCAGCTATCGCTTCAACAACCGGCAACACGCGCGCCATTTCTTCCTGTGAGGAAACCGGCTGCGCATGCGGGCGCGTGGATTCACCGCCTATATCCAACGCGCGCGCACCATCGGCCAGCATTTTTTCTGCGGCGCGCAGGCAGTGATCAATCTGTGCTTGCTTGTGCGCAAAAAACACGCCGCCATCAGAAAAAGAATCGGGCGTGATATTAAGGATGCCCATCACCACCGGGCTGGATAAATCCAACACACGGTTTGCGCAGTGCAATGGAGCGTGCTGGATCAGCGAGCGATCAATGTTCGCCCGCTGGCCCACCAATCGGCGTCACATTATTCGGCGGCGGCGTGTTGTTTTCAGCCGCTTCTGGCGTATTGCCACTCGGCTTATTGCCGCCGGTGTTGCTGTTGTGCCAATCGCGCGGCGCACGCACAGCACGGCGCGCCATCAAATCATCCACTTGCTCGCTGTCCAGTGTTTCATATTCCATCAGCGCATTTTTCATCGCTTCCAAAATATCAGTATTCGCTTGCAGCATTTCTGTGGCGCGCGCATAACTCGCATCCAGAATGGTTTTAATTTCGCTATCAATCAGCTCTTCTGTGTGCGCAGAAATATTTTTTTCACGAAAACCTTCGCCATCGCGCGCGTCGTAATCCAAGGCACCCAACTTTTCAGACAAACCGTAATTCACCACCATTGCGCGCGCAATGCTGGTCGCCATCTGAATATCGCTGTACGCGCCCGTGGAAACGCCGTCTGCACCGTAAATCATTTCTTCGGCAATACGACCGCCGTACGCGGTGGCAATATCGCTCAACAATTTGCGTTTGCTGGTGCTAATGCGATCTGCTGTTGGCAAAAACCATGTGATGCCCAGCGCACGACCGCGCGGGATGATGGTCACTTTGTGTATCGGGTCATGCTCAG contains the following coding sequences:
- the glmM gene encoding phosphoglucosamine mutase, translating into MSREFFGTDGIRGRVGEYPITPDFILRLGWAAGKVFARHASDENKLILIGKDTRISGYMFESALEAGLISAGVNVGLLGPMPTPAIAYLTRTFNAQAGIVISASHNPHEDNGIKFFCADGRKLPDEVELEIEAQLKEPMQIEDPTLLGKAKRIVDAAGRYIEFCKSTTPFNFHLRGMRIVVDCANGATYHIAPNVLREQGAEVIELASKPDGLNINQNCGSTHPSELQRAVLEHKADLGIAFDGDGDRVLFVDHTGELVDGDELLFIIACDQQQRGMCKGVVGTQMSNLGFELALQQRDIPFVRTKVGDRYVIEGMQENSWNLGGESSGHIICNHFTTTGDGVVSALQVLLALRNSGKKLAEARRGMHKFPQVMINVRACRKFDLSEHPVIHQAVQQAEENLGGQGRVLLRPSGTEPVVRVMVEGADMGLVKPLAAELAVVVETALA